The Sphingomonas alpina genome has a segment encoding these proteins:
- a CDS encoding LysR family transcriptional regulator, translating to MARADTNRAGEMEMFVRVVESGGFSAAAQAASLTPSAVSKLVARLETRLGVRLAQRSTRHFALTPEGQDYYDRALRILADLDEAERTAGAGGRPVGRLRISSSASYVTHVLAPILPAFLHAWPDVDIDIVQTDTVIDLLADRTDIAVRAGPMPDSRLVARKLGETRMMIVAAPGWIARHGTPHTPAELERHDRLGFAYSRATNGWPLLDQGSETLLPLAARIRVSDGEGIRRFALAGIGIARLATFTIGDDLASGRLVPLLEEYNPGDTEAFHAVFLGRSESLPARARVFLDHLAEHGRVA from the coding sequence ATGGCACGAGCCGATACCAATCGTGCGGGCGAGATGGAGATGTTCGTCCGCGTGGTCGAAAGCGGTGGCTTCTCCGCCGCGGCACAGGCCGCCAGCCTCACCCCTTCGGCGGTCAGCAAGCTCGTCGCGCGGCTGGAAACCCGGCTTGGCGTGCGATTGGCGCAGCGCTCGACGCGCCATTTCGCCCTCACGCCGGAAGGGCAGGATTATTACGATCGCGCACTCCGCATTCTCGCCGATCTGGACGAGGCGGAGCGCACCGCCGGAGCGGGCGGCCGGCCGGTGGGGCGTCTGCGCATCAGCAGTAGCGCCTCCTATGTCACACATGTTCTTGCGCCGATCCTTCCCGCCTTTCTCCATGCCTGGCCCGATGTCGATATCGATATCGTCCAAACCGACACCGTGATCGACCTGCTTGCCGATCGCACCGACATTGCGGTCCGGGCCGGCCCGATGCCCGATTCCCGGCTGGTCGCGCGCAAGCTTGGCGAGACGCGAATGATGATCGTCGCCGCGCCCGGCTGGATCGCCCGCCACGGAACGCCGCATACCCCGGCCGAGCTCGAACGGCACGACCGGCTCGGCTTCGCCTATTCGCGCGCCACCAATGGCTGGCCGCTGCTCGACCAGGGCAGTGAGACGCTGTTGCCCTTGGCGGCGCGGATTCGGGTGAGCGACGGTGAAGGCATTCGTCGCTTCGCCCTGGCCGGCATCGGCATAGCCCGCCTCGCCACCTTCACCATCGGCGATGATCTCGCTTCGGGCCGGCTGGTGCCACTGCTCGAAGAGTATAACCCGGGCGATACCGAAGCCTTTCACGCCGTCTTTCTCGGCCGGTCGGAATCGTTACCGGCGCGGGCGCGGGTGTTTCTCGATCATCTCGCCGAGCATGGCCGGGTCGCCTGA
- a CDS encoding MFS transporter, producing MATSSSDPEARTSKTLFELSIGVFFLGGFLTSIVGLLVPRLTLTLGLDYTRALLVQFAFHLSYLLFAFPIALAILRIGYMRAIVAGLSVMVAGCLALIASAEWRSFALVLLALLTLSTGITFLQMAANTVVTVVGPSRRAAARLTLLQGFNALGTVLGPLIGAVFLLGSIGSDRGGPVGDDAVPFIGGAVLLGILAIAFHRQRNLLGKAALSPAGALLRHLPTVLHDRRLLAGTVAMFAYVGAEVAIGTLIPNYLMLPGSLHATPLAAGQLVSLYWGGAMIGRFAGAFLLRRIDAGMLLAVAGLAAMALAVVASLAGGVTGAVALIAVGLCNSIMYPTLYALALPEDETQAPLASMLLCMAVVGGAIVPLLTGVLADRIGLELSLLLPASCYIVIAGFAVVNRTAADPVAVAV from the coding sequence GTGGCGACCTCCTCATCAGATCCCGAAGCGCGGACCAGCAAGACCCTGTTCGAGCTGTCGATCGGGGTGTTCTTCCTGGGCGGTTTCCTGACCTCGATCGTCGGATTGCTGGTGCCGCGCCTCACGCTGACCCTGGGGCTCGACTATACCCGGGCGCTGCTGGTGCAGTTCGCCTTTCACCTGAGCTACCTGCTGTTCGCCTTCCCGATCGCGCTCGCGATCCTGCGCATCGGCTATATGCGCGCGATCGTCGCCGGGTTGAGCGTGATGGTGGCGGGATGCCTGGCGCTGATCGCCTCGGCCGAATGGCGTTCCTTCGCGCTGGTGCTGCTCGCGTTGCTGACGCTCTCGACCGGCATCACCTTCCTGCAAATGGCGGCCAATACCGTGGTCACCGTGGTTGGCCCGTCGCGCCGTGCCGCCGCGCGGCTGACATTGCTTCAAGGATTCAATGCGCTTGGCACGGTACTCGGGCCGCTGATCGGCGCGGTGTTCCTGCTCGGGTCGATCGGGTCTGATCGTGGCGGCCCGGTGGGCGATGATGCGGTGCCGTTCATCGGCGGAGCCGTGTTGCTCGGGATACTCGCCATCGCCTTCCACCGGCAGCGCAATCTGCTTGGGAAGGCGGCGCTGTCCCCGGCAGGCGCATTGCTGCGCCATTTGCCGACGGTGCTGCACGATCGGCGGCTGCTTGCCGGGACGGTGGCGATGTTCGCCTATGTCGGAGCAGAGGTCGCCATCGGCACGCTGATCCCCAATTACCTGATGCTGCCCGGCAGCCTGCATGCGACACCGCTCGCCGCCGGACAGCTGGTCAGCCTGTATTGGGGTGGGGCGATGATCGGACGGTTCGCCGGCGCATTCCTGCTCCGGCGGATTGATGCCGGCATGCTGCTCGCGGTGGCGGGGCTGGCGGCGATGGCGCTGGCCGTGGTTGCGAGCCTGGCCGGGGGTGTGACCGGTGCGGTCGCGCTGATCGCGGTGGGGCTGTGCAATTCGATCATGTATCCGACACTCTATGCGCTGGCGCTGCCCGAGGACGAGACGCAGGCGCCGCTCGCGTCGATGCTGTTGTGCATGGCGGTGGTTGGCGGGGCGATCGTGCCGTTGCTGACCGGGGTACTGGCCGACCGGATCGGGCTGGAACTGTCGCTGCTGCTGCCCGCCTCCTGTTATATAGTCATCGCCGGCTTCGCAGTCGTCAACCGGACGGCGGCCGACCCCGTGGCGGTGGCGGTATGA
- a CDS encoding LacI family DNA-binding transcriptional regulator, translated as MKPITIKEVAERAGVSPKTVSRVINDEDHVRPPVRELVMRVVREMGYRPNSFARSLSSSKSYLLGLLVDDPASGYAADVQLGALLRSRDLGYHLVIEPLDTATPDWLGQMDVGLRALNLGGAILTPPLCDRADLIAVLERHELPFVRISPSSDDERSGSVRMDDRAAAREMTRHLIGLGHRDIACIKGDPVHSASGLRYIGFRDAMREAGLDVAPNRTLEGDFSFRSGLRLGEEILASDDRPTAIFASNDDMALGVLVTAIKHGIAVPDTLSVAGFDDAPVARVSWPQLTTIRQPKMELAAAAVDILTDPTYAAHPDKGSFSRNLPYELVMRSSTAAPARRL; from the coding sequence ATGAAGCCGATCACGATCAAGGAAGTCGCGGAGCGCGCCGGGGTGTCACCCAAGACGGTGTCGCGCGTGATCAATGACGAGGATCATGTCCGCCCGCCGGTGCGCGAGCTGGTCATGCGCGTGGTGCGAGAGATGGGCTATCGCCCGAACAGCTTCGCGCGCAGCCTGTCGAGTTCGAAATCCTATCTGCTCGGCCTGCTGGTCGACGACCCGGCCTCGGGCTATGCCGCCGATGTCCAGCTCGGCGCGCTGCTGCGCAGCCGCGACCTTGGCTATCATCTGGTGATCGAGCCGCTCGATACGGCAACGCCCGACTGGCTCGGCCAGATGGATGTCGGCCTGCGCGCGCTCAATCTCGGCGGGGCGATCCTGACTCCGCCCCTGTGCGACCGGGCGGACCTGATCGCGGTGCTCGAGCGGCACGAGCTGCCGTTCGTGCGCATCTCGCCGAGCAGCGACGACGAAAGGTCGGGCTCGGTCCGGATGGACGACCGCGCCGCCGCACGCGAGATGACCCGGCACCTGATTGGCCTCGGCCATCGCGACATCGCCTGCATCAAGGGCGACCCAGTGCACAGCGCATCGGGCCTGCGTTATATCGGCTTTCGCGACGCGATGCGTGAGGCGGGGCTGGACGTGGCGCCGAACCGCACGCTGGAGGGTGACTTCTCGTTCCGCTCCGGCCTCAGGCTCGGCGAGGAGATACTGGCCAGCGACGACCGGCCGACCGCGATCTTCGCCAGCAATGACGATATGGCACTGGGCGTGCTGGTCACCGCGATCAAGCATGGTATCGCGGTGCCCGACACGCTGTCGGTCGCCGGCTTCGACGACGCGCCGGTCGCGCGGGTGTCATGGCCGCAGCTGACCACGATCCGCCAGCCCAAGATGGAGCTGGCTGCCGCCGCGGTCGATATCCTGACGGATCCGACCTACGCCGCGCATCCGGACAAGGGGTCGTTCAGTCGCAACCTGCCTTATGAACTGGTCATGCGCTCAAGCACCGCCGCGCCGGCGCGGCGCCTATAA
- a CDS encoding SGNH/GDSL hydrolase family protein gives MNRLSAALAALALVAPGSALAADWVPGWSASPQAVWGEGFVLPAGVPVSLEDRTVRQVVRIGIGGTRVRIRLSNAYGRSPVRIAGVHLARSTGGSAIAGVTDRVVTFGGEPGVVLAPGASVLSDAVSLPVGAAADLAVSLYFRGAVPVDSFHWDGRRSAYILRGDHLAAPAFARPDLTSVRLFLSDVLVEAPTARGTVVVLGDSITDGAGATMEAERRWPDYLAARAAPQGISVVNAGISGARLLSDGMGSNALARIDRDVLAQPGVRTLILLLGINDIAWPGTPFAPDEPPMRFERLAAGYRQIVARAHANGVRVVGATLTPFAGALPGTPMAATYYSAEKDSLRRRINDWIRSSGTFDTVVDFDRLLSDPAAPATLRRDYDSGDRLHPGDAGNAAMAGAIDLATLIGGSGR, from the coding sequence ATGAACCGTCTGTCTGCCGCGCTTGCCGCTCTCGCCCTGGTTGCGCCGGGGAGCGCCCTTGCCGCCGACTGGGTGCCGGGGTGGAGCGCGAGCCCGCAAGCAGTGTGGGGTGAGGGTTTCGTGCTGCCGGCAGGGGTTCCGGTCTCGCTTGAGGATCGCACCGTGCGCCAGGTGGTGCGGATCGGTATCGGCGGCACGCGCGTGCGGATCCGCTTGTCCAATGCATATGGCCGGTCGCCGGTGCGGATTGCCGGAGTACATCTGGCACGATCGACCGGCGGTTCGGCGATCGCTGGCGTGACCGACCGGGTGGTGACCTTTGGCGGCGAGCCCGGCGTGGTTCTCGCGCCGGGTGCGTCAGTACTGAGCGATGCGGTATCGCTGCCGGTCGGCGCAGCGGCGGATCTCGCGGTCAGCCTGTATTTCCGGGGGGCGGTGCCGGTGGACTCCTTTCATTGGGACGGGCGACGCAGTGCCTATATCCTGCGCGGCGATCATCTTGCCGCGCCCGCATTCGCCCGGCCCGATCTGACGAGCGTAAGGCTGTTCCTGTCGGATGTGCTGGTCGAGGCGCCGACGGCGCGCGGGACGGTGGTGGTGCTCGGCGATTCGATCACCGATGGCGCGGGCGCGACGATGGAGGCGGAGCGGCGCTGGCCGGACTATCTCGCCGCGCGCGCCGCGCCGCAGGGCATTTCGGTGGTCAATGCGGGCATTTCGGGTGCACGGCTGCTCAGCGACGGGATGGGCAGCAATGCGCTGGCGCGGATCGATCGCGATGTGCTGGCCCAGCCTGGGGTGCGGACATTGATCCTGCTGCTCGGCATCAACGACATTGCCTGGCCGGGGACACCGTTCGCGCCGGACGAGCCGCCGATGCGTTTCGAGCGGCTGGCCGCCGGTTACCGCCAGATCGTCGCGCGGGCGCATGCCAATGGGGTGCGGGTGGTCGGCGCGACCTTGACCCCGTTTGCGGGCGCGCTGCCCGGCACGCCGATGGCGGCGACTTACTATAGCGCGGAGAAGGATTCGCTGCGGCGGCGGATCAATGACTGGATCCGCAGCAGCGGGACGTTCGACACGGTGGTCGATTTCGACCGGTTGCTCAGCGATCCGGCTGCTCCGGCGACCTTGCGGCGGGATTATGATTCGGGCGACCGGCTGCATCCCGGCGATGCGGGCAATGCGGCGATGGCCGGGGCGATCGATCTCGCGACGCTGATCGGAGGTTCAGGCCGGTGA
- a CDS encoding FAD-dependent oxidoreductase: protein MRQYRIAIIGGGPGGLTLARLLHLGGLSATVFERDAHAGDRPQGGTLDLHADTGQRALRLAGLEREFLAAARYDDQGMRLYDSNGALLFGDDSSDGDRPEVDRTELRRMLIDSLPPAMIRWGTRVDRIEPAGDGYDVVTGGARGSFDLVVGADGAWSKVRPLLSGARPAYEGVTFVELGFDDVDRRHPAIAALAGRGKMFALGDNRGLILQRNGHAHIRGYFALRSDEPWAAALEDAAPEAIRERMLGYLKGWAPILTDAIRLADTIIGVRPLYALPVGHRWAHRPGLTLIGDAAHLMSPFGGEGVNLAMSDAADLAAALIQGDDAAVARFEEAMAARAEPAARGAMEGLRHAISPHGPQAVLTHFMEVMAGA from the coding sequence ATGCGACAATATCGGATAGCGATTATCGGCGGCGGGCCGGGCGGATTGACGCTCGCGCGGCTGCTGCATCTCGGCGGCCTGTCCGCCACCGTGTTCGAGCGCGATGCGCATGCCGGCGACCGGCCGCAAGGCGGCACGCTCGACCTGCACGCCGATACCGGCCAGCGAGCGCTGCGCCTCGCCGGGCTCGAGCGCGAGTTTCTTGCCGCTGCACGTTATGACGATCAGGGCATGCGGCTGTACGATAGCAATGGAGCCTTGCTGTTCGGTGATGACTCGAGCGACGGCGACCGGCCGGAAGTCGACCGCACCGAACTGCGCCGCATGCTGATCGACTCGCTGCCTCCGGCGATGATTCGCTGGGGCACACGCGTCGATCGGATCGAACCGGCGGGCGATGGTTATGACGTGGTGACGGGTGGCGCGCGCGGGTCCTTCGACCTGGTGGTCGGAGCGGATGGCGCCTGGTCGAAGGTCCGCCCCCTGCTCTCCGGCGCGCGTCCCGCCTATGAAGGCGTGACGTTTGTCGAACTTGGCTTCGACGATGTCGATCGCCGTCATCCCGCGATCGCCGCGCTGGCCGGGCGCGGCAAGATGTTTGCGTTGGGGGACAATCGCGGCCTGATCCTGCAGCGCAACGGCCATGCCCATATCCGCGGCTATTTTGCACTGCGCAGCGACGAGCCCTGGGCAGCCGCGCTGGAGGATGCCGCCCCCGAAGCGATCCGCGAGCGGATGCTGGGGTATCTCAAGGGCTGGGCACCCATCTTGACCGATGCGATCCGCTTGGCCGACACGATCATCGGCGTGCGGCCGCTCTACGCGTTGCCGGTCGGGCATCGCTGGGCACATCGTCCGGGCCTGACCCTGATCGGCGACGCCGCGCATCTGATGTCGCCCTTCGGCGGCGAAGGCGTCAATCTGGCGATGAGCGACGCCGCCGATCTGGCGGCAGCGCTGATCCAGGGCGATGATGCGGCGGTGGCACGCTTCGAGGAAGCGATGGCTGCCCGTGCCGAGCCGGCGGCGCGTGGTGCGATGGAAGGGCTGCGCCATGCGATTTCGCCCCATGGCCCGCAAGCGGTGCTGACGCATTTCATGGAGGTAATGGCGGGGGCGTGA
- a CDS encoding CDP-alcohol phosphatidyltransferase family protein produces the protein MASRTDAPVGSEVRLVFPGAAAAERLVAGVAVAAHATAHARRHGAHQIWIDVQDGGRLSPEAVDDVRRAGGADASVHFVVDHEARRLKAIETGPITIAGVVEATGKPSDGLVSRWINRPVSRRVSALALRIPGLRPWHATAVVGLVGAAMILSLLFGGYPGLVAGGLLFQAASLLDGVDGEVARATYRSSAGGALLDTSVDMTINVSFFIAVTIGLTQLYGQSQALAGGIAIILVVVGLSLMALLARRLGKPGDLNFLKRFYERRFPTGLAAKITDALVVVTSRDFFAFLFALIILVGGGRVILFTLCGFAMLWLFLVLCAVRPILRASAGVTEPLTGGLTVDDTTRLA, from the coding sequence ATGGCTAGCAGGACGGACGCGCCAGTCGGAAGCGAGGTGCGACTTGTCTTCCCCGGTGCGGCGGCAGCCGAACGGCTCGTCGCGGGCGTGGCCGTTGCGGCGCATGCCACGGCGCACGCGCGCCGGCATGGCGCACACCAGATCTGGATCGATGTCCAGGATGGCGGGCGCCTGTCTCCCGAAGCGGTCGACGATGTGCGCCGCGCCGGCGGCGCGGACGCATCGGTTCATTTCGTCGTCGACCATGAGGCACGGCGGCTGAAGGCGATAGAGACGGGGCCGATCACCATTGCCGGGGTGGTCGAGGCGACCGGCAAGCCAAGCGACGGACTCGTCTCGCGCTGGATCAACCGGCCAGTGTCGCGGCGCGTTTCTGCGCTGGCATTGCGTATCCCGGGGCTGCGCCCCTGGCACGCGACGGCAGTGGTCGGGCTGGTCGGCGCAGCGATGATTCTCAGCCTGTTGTTCGGCGGCTATCCCGGGCTGGTCGCGGGTGGGCTGCTGTTTCAGGCGGCGTCGCTGCTCGATGGAGTCGATGGAGAGGTTGCGCGCGCCACTTATCGCAGCAGTGCCGGCGGCGCGTTGCTCGACACCAGCGTCGACATGACGATCAATGTCAGTTTCTTCATCGCGGTGACGATCGGTTTGACTCAGCTATATGGGCAAAGCCAAGCGCTTGCCGGCGGGATCGCGATCATTCTGGTCGTGGTGGGGCTGAGTTTGATGGCATTGCTCGCGCGGCGGCTCGGCAAGCCGGGCGATCTCAATTTCCTCAAGCGTTTCTATGAGCGGCGCTTTCCGACCGGACTTGCAGCGAAGATCACCGATGCGCTGGTCGTGGTCACCAGCCGCGATTTCTTCGCATTCCTGTTCGCGCTGATCATCCTCGTCGGCGGCGGGCGGGTCATCCTGTTCACCTTGTGCGGCTTCGCCATGCTATGGTTGTTCCTGGTGCTGTGTGCGGTGCGGCCGATCCTGCGCGCATCCGCCGGGGTGACCGAGCCGCTTACGGGCGGGCTGACGGTCGACGACACGACGCGTCTGGCCTGA
- a CDS encoding oligosaccharide flippase family protein yields MTADRMILRGAFSTAFGFVIRLGARFLFLFVAGRLFGAGLFGAYSIAVAVLEASVGLTGLSLKKTLFQLLDRNVEAGQLETESKRAGRPDFHIVLDAALLVVMASAGVAALIMGATTLVPREVAGSAATALFWIAPMIAGQALADVLFAATRWKHVVKYEVVGRSVVEPYSLLTGTVVAYSLGFDHTGLIIGYWVGNVMLNAYALYAVRRSFPHFALRSYRPGRRLFALLRELLPNTGTDVINGIFTRLDLYLVGIFLGNHWAGIYGMAQQLRTPLRHARQSFDSLLVPMVARTLSVSGQARTVTALATAARLILSVQTAFLVAFVAVGGQLLELFGPGFSAGYVALILLTVAEAVQGTFGLGDFLFVYLRPKTGLLIMAASFVVCVAAAISFTPRFGIAGAAGAVLLATMVQAALRRLVLRAQLGVRAPLTPLWPPVLAGAAGLMVALTLHSGLNTGFGTATVVAFVATAAVYGGVLFASLRLTGQKLAISGFAAG; encoded by the coding sequence GTGACCGCCGATCGGATGATCCTGCGCGGTGCGTTTTCTACCGCGTTCGGCTTCGTCATCCGGCTTGGTGCGCGCTTCCTGTTTCTGTTCGTCGCCGGGCGGCTATTCGGCGCCGGGTTGTTCGGCGCGTACAGCATTGCCGTCGCGGTACTCGAGGCCAGCGTTGGGCTGACCGGCCTGTCGCTGAAGAAGACGCTGTTCCAGCTGCTGGACCGCAATGTCGAGGCAGGGCAGCTCGAAACGGAGAGCAAGCGGGCGGGCAGGCCCGATTTCCACATCGTGCTTGACGCTGCGCTGCTGGTGGTGATGGCGAGCGCCGGTGTCGCTGCGCTGATCATGGGTGCCACCACTTTGGTTCCGCGCGAGGTGGCCGGCTCGGCCGCGACCGCCTTGTTCTGGATCGCCCCGATGATTGCGGGACAGGCGCTGGCCGACGTGCTGTTCGCTGCGACGCGCTGGAAACATGTCGTGAAATATGAGGTGGTCGGACGCAGCGTCGTCGAACCCTATTCATTGCTCACCGGCACGGTCGTCGCCTATTCGCTCGGGTTTGATCATACCGGCCTGATCATCGGCTATTGGGTCGGCAATGTGATGCTCAATGCCTATGCGCTCTATGCGGTACGGCGTAGTTTCCCGCATTTCGCACTGCGCAGCTACCGGCCGGGACGGCGCCTGTTTGCGCTGCTGCGCGAGCTGCTGCCCAATACCGGCACTGACGTGATCAACGGGATATTCACGCGGCTCGACCTGTACCTGGTCGGCATCTTCCTGGGCAATCATTGGGCCGGCATTTACGGCATGGCGCAGCAGCTGCGCACGCCGCTGCGCCATGCGCGGCAGAGCTTCGACAGCCTGCTCGTGCCGATGGTGGCGCGAACCTTGTCGGTAAGCGGCCAGGCGCGCACGGTCACTGCGCTCGCCACCGCCGCGCGGTTGATCCTGTCGGTGCAGACAGCCTTCCTGGTCGCGTTCGTCGCGGTCGGCGGTCAGCTGCTCGAACTGTTCGGCCCAGGGTTCAGTGCAGGCTATGTAGCGCTGATCCTGCTTACCGTGGCGGAGGCGGTGCAGGGCACGTTCGGGCTGGGCGATTTCCTGTTCGTCTATCTCCGGCCCAAGACCGGGCTGCTGATCATGGCCGCAAGCTTCGTCGTGTGCGTCGCCGCAGCGATCAGCTTCACCCCGCGCTTTGGTATTGCCGGGGCGGCAGGGGCGGTGTTGCTGGCGACGATGGTTCAGGCGGCGCTGCGGCGGCTGGTGCTGCGTGCGCAGCTCGGCGTGCGCGCTCCGCTCACGCCTCTGTGGCCGCCGGTGCTGGCCGGCGCTGCCGGGCTGATGGTCGCGTTGACCTTGCATAGCGGCCTGAACACGGGCTTCGGCACCGCGACCGTGGTGGCGTTCGTCGCGACTGCGGCGGTCTATGGGGGGGTGCTGTTCGCATCGCTGCGCCTGACGGGGCAGAAGCTGGCGATCAGCGGCTTCGCCGCGGGATGA
- a CDS encoding MarR family winged helix-turn-helix transcriptional regulator, with translation MHDDAWNPMATPGHHISRAARSMARLGDARLKPLGMSTGQLPVLVALKDGAKLSQRELARWAKVEQPTMAQMLTRMERDGLIQREPDPEDGRSSLISLTEAARVRQGAARQVLAAGNAAAVRGFTADEVETLLSLLKRVIDNIDAEEA, from the coding sequence ATGCACGACGATGCATGGAATCCGATGGCGACGCCCGGCCACCATATCAGCCGCGCGGCGCGGAGCATGGCGCGGCTGGGCGATGCGCGGCTCAAGCCGTTGGGAATGAGTACCGGGCAATTGCCGGTGCTGGTCGCGCTGAAGGACGGCGCGAAATTGTCACAGCGCGAGCTGGCGCGCTGGGCCAAGGTCGAGCAGCCGACCATGGCACAGATGCTGACGCGGATGGAGCGCGACGGGCTGATCCAGCGCGAGCCCGACCCCGAGGATGGGCGCAGCAGCCTGATCTCGCTGACCGAGGCGGCGCGTGTGCGGCAGGGCGCGGCGCGCCAGGTGCTGGCGGCGGGCAATGCGGCGGCGGTGCGCGGGTTCACCGCGGACGAGGTCGAGACCTTGCTGTCGCTGCTGAAGCGGGTGATCGACAATATCGACGCGGAGGAAGCATGA
- a CDS encoding GNAT family N-acetyltransferase — protein MSDIEYRRYKGSADEAIALLLPLCLTLFPGFDPDYLALRLPGIAEPELWLAYREGELAGFKLGYRRGPHLFYSWLGGVHPSARRLGIADALMVRQHEAAAASGYTHVETRTRAVNNAMIIVNLRHGFQVVGFEIDTNGIPIVTQRKDLRG, from the coding sequence ATGAGCGACATCGAGTATCGGCGCTATAAGGGCAGCGCGGACGAGGCGATCGCTCTGCTTTTGCCGTTATGCTTGACGCTGTTTCCCGGGTTCGATCCGGATTATCTGGCGCTGCGACTGCCCGGAATTGCCGAACCGGAGCTTTGGCTTGCGTATCGGGAGGGCGAGTTGGCCGGGTTCAAGCTCGGCTATCGGCGTGGGCCGCATCTTTTCTACAGCTGGCTCGGCGGGGTGCATCCTTCGGCGCGCAGGCTCGGGATCGCCGATGCGCTGATGGTGCGACAGCACGAGGCCGCCGCGGCGAGCGGCTATACCCATGTCGAGACGCGGACGCGGGCGGTCAACAATGCGATGATCATCGTCAATCTGCGCCACGGGTTTCAGGTGGTGGGATTCGAGATCGACACGAACGGAATTCCGATTGTGACTCAGCGCAAGGATCTGCGCGGCTGA